In the Streptomyces sp. 3214.6 genome, TCACCGAACTGCCCCTGGAGGGGCTGGACTTCGAGACGGTGGCGGGGGCGGCGTACAGCGTCAGCCTGTTCACCGACTGGGGTGCGCCCGGCTTCCGGCAGGTGTGGGTGAAGCGGCGCACGGACGAGCCCCTGGCCGACTTCCCGTGGGCGACGCCCGCTGTCCGGGCGTTGCACCCGGTGCCGGGTATGCCGGCGATCAACTGCACCGAGCAGTTCGGGGTGCCGGGGCCGTGGCACGAGCGGCTGCCGCACTTCCGGGCGGAGTTCACTCCGAGCAGCGGAAGCGAGTTGCAGAGCGAGTATCTGCTGCCGCGCGGACATGCCGTCGAGGCTCTGCACGCGATCGACGGGATACGGCAGACGGTCGCCCCCGTGCTGCAGACCTGCGAGGTGCGGACCGTGGCCGCCGACGAACAGTGGCTGAGCCCCTCCTACGGCCGGGACACCGTGGCGTTCCACTTCACCTGGATCGAGGACACGAGGGCCGTGCTGCCGGTGGTGCGGGCGGTGGAAACCGCGCTGGATCCCTTTGAGCCGAGGCCGCACTGGGGCAAGGTGTTTCAGCTGCCGGCCGGCGTGGTGCGCGGCCGGTACGCCCGGGCAGCCGACTTCACGGCCCTGGCCCGGGTACTGGATCCGGCCGGGAAGTTCACCAACGCCTTCGTACGGGACGTCCTGGAAGGCTGACTTCCGGCTGACTTCCACCGACTTAATAAAGCCCCTTTCCTAACCCCTTGTCGAACCGTGGGGCACCCCATAACCTGACGCGGCGCCGGTGCCGTCGCCGTACCGGCCCGGCCGGCACGGAAGGGGACGGAAGGGATGAGAGGGCACGTTCCATGAAGCGCGGCACATCACGTGACATCCGCACCGCGAACCGCTACGAGGTGCTGCGTCAGATCATCGCCGCCTCACCCACCTCCCGGCAGGAGCTCGCGGCCGCGACCGGTCTCTCGCTCGCCACCGTCGCCACTCTCGTCGGCGAACTGCTCGACCTCCGCATGATCACGGAGGTCGGGTTCGAGGACTCGGCGGGTGGCCGCCCCCGGGGCCTCGTGGCCGTCAACGCGTCGGGGGGCGCGTTGATCGGCGTGGACATCGCGGAAACGTACGTCCATGTCGAGCTGT is a window encoding:
- a CDS encoding FAD-binding protein; the protein is MTETVTNWAGNITFAAGELHRPDSLEALRSLVAKSERVRVLGSGHSFNEIAEPGGDGVLLSLDTLAGEVEVDTAARTVRVGGGVRYAELARRVHEHGLALANMASLPHISVAGSVATGTHGSGIRNGPLAAAVREVEIVTADGSTVVIGRGDRRFGGAVTSLGALGVVTALVLDLEPGYEVEQHLFTELPLEGLDFETVAGAAYSVSLFTDWGAPGFRQVWVKRRTDEPLADFPWATPAVRALHPVPGMPAINCTEQFGVPGPWHERLPHFRAEFTPSSGSELQSEYLLPRGHAVEALHAIDGIRQTVAPVLQTCEVRTVAADEQWLSPSYGRDTVAFHFTWIEDTRAVLPVVRAVETALDPFEPRPHWGKVFQLPAGVVRGRYARAADFTALARVLDPAGKFTNAFVRDVLEG